The genomic stretch TATGTGGAGAATACATAGTTAATTAATTTCATTTTGACTAACACattttaaaaaagaaaaacatGAGACAGTGTGAAGAAATAAGATATCAAAATTATGTTGTTAAAAGTGTTATGGAGTCCGAGAGAGTTGGGAGTATCAATGAGACTAATGCTCTAGGACCACAAGAGAGGGAGACACCGCATCTCAATCCAAAATCTTAAGGTGTTAGGTAAATGAGTCATCTATCTTATAAATTCAACATTCCACTCATTCGTAGAGAAAATGGAACTTTAACCACTCACACTTGCATCGAACATTATCCCCCACAAGTGTGAGTCCGTCACATCCTATAATAGGATCCAACACTGGATCCAGCTCCCTTTCCCCCGAAAAGATGAACCAcgactctgataccactgttgggGAGTCCGGGAGAGTTGGGAGCACCAATGAGACTAGTGCTCCACGACCATAAGAGATGGAGACACCACATCTcaacccaaaaccttaaggtgttAGGTAAATGAGTCATCTCTCTTATAAATCCAAGATTTCACTCATTCATAGGCAATGAGGGAATTTAACCATTCACACTTGCACCAAACATTGCCCCGCACAAGTGTTAGTCCTACACATCCTATAACAGGATCCAACACCAGATCCATCCCATGTTCTCCCATAAGAGTCCACGAGAGTCGGGAGCACCAATGAGACTAATGCTCTAGGACCATGATAACACAAAATTACACAGTTATTTTGACTCGTCTCGTActtgttttattatcattttacCTCCATTTCTAGTGTTGTGTGGGTATTTTGTCTTCATTTCATGTATTTGACTATATAAGAGTCATGTGCAAAGAAACAAAGTAGTTCGGATGCAAAACGAAGAAAAATGGGAAATTACACACAAGGCGACGTACATGGCATTCACTATGGAGAATGCCACATGAGAAATGACGTGTCCCACTCACCAACAGGCGGATTGACCCACTCCTCCACAGGTTGGGAAGGTGCGCTCACCACCTTGTCATGGCGTTCGCCATCCTTTGTGATGGCCAGATGGTTAGAAAATGGACTTGCTTGGTCTCCCACTCACCCCATGCACTCCTATATTTTCTCCCACGAATGAAGAAGCTTCCCACTTGATATTTTGGACTTTGGAACATTATAAATAGGCGATAAGCTTCATTTTCCAAGGCATCCAAGCTTAGCACAATCTTAAGCACTAGAAATACCAATCAAAGTTATAACTCATCACATCGATGGGTTATAGCACTAGAGAGCATTGAGTTTGTACAAAGTTTGGAGCACTTTATTTTCCTGTATTTTAATCTTGCCGCCATTTATATTTCTTTACAAGTCTTCAACAATTTATTCTATACCAGATTCAAGCCTCCGTTTGGAGTAAGTTTTTATTATATTTCACATTTATTACCGCTTTATTTTTTTACTCGCACTTTTTTTCCTTGCCTCACACTACTTCTTTTATTTCCAAGTCTTATTTATCGCACCACATTGTTTTAAATTACCTTTCCGCAATGTCTACTTCTAAGTTTCAAACTTATGTTTTCATGTTTGTCATAAGCATGTCCAGCTAATTTATTGATGTTGGGATGTGAGGACCGTCACTTTAAGGTACTCTAActattgtttctttaggattTCAATTGTGGGTTGTTTTGGTTTTAATACAATTTTTCTGAACTCAATTTAATCGGTCACTACGAAAGTTGAGCCGTGAAAACGtcgggtaagatcgaaagtcgtccgACATTAAAGAATAAGATTTGTTTGTTCTTAATTAATGAATACCGCGAAAGCACTTTGTCAATTAACTAGAAAAGTCTAATATTTCTAGAAGGGGGTTTTAAAACTATTTACGGACGCGTTTATAGGTTTAGGATTCGATTACCAGAACGAAAGCTTGGAAGTCTTTTAAGTTAAAATTTCCaatcaaaattacttttcaacTGAGTAAAGAGTCTGATTTCTTAAAATAGGATTTACTACTTTAAACCAAAAAGCGTCGGTCACCCGTGACAGTGGACGATATAAATTAGAGAGTCAAATCtggttctgaatacgcgaaagcgacagttcgTGTTCAATTACattcttttcaaagtagaaaatattgccccgTACAATGATCCTATTTAGAAACAATAAAAAATAGTGTTAATTGATGTGAACCATGTTCTAGTATTACTTGTTCGAATTTATTAAAGTTTATTATTTTATCTTTTCCTATTCTTAATTTTATTGtcttagataaacatcgtaacaattAAAAATGATAGATTTGACTATTGGTCTATGTGagatcgatatcttttaaaaaTACACGATAGACTTTACACTTACAACTAATTAATCCGATAGACTCATAATATTCGCGAACAGAACACAAGAGAGGGATACACCACATATCAATTTAAAACTTAAGCTTGTAAATATCTAACGTGATATTTCAATCAAAAATGATTTgcaaaataacaattaagcagACGGAAAATGAGAAGTTTTATTGATTAAAATAGTCTAATTTATCTTACAAATTACTTCAATTCCATATATCTTCATCATATACTATTGAAAAATATTCAGATTCCATCGGCAAAGGTGCCAGAAGTTGGCTTGGAACATGTGACATGTCACCTTCATATGGGTGCGTCCAAAAACTATCAACAGTAGATTCTGTGTACGCATCTAGAAAGCCGCTAAAGTTATTATCAAGAGCAAAACTTTCATTGGACGAATGATTGTGAGACACTAAAATACCATCATTAGAGGTTGTATCATGAATATTGTTTTGCACTATTCCACTTGGTGTGTTTGAAAGATCATCCAGCCAAAAACTTTCATCCATGGATTCTATAAACGCATCTAGAAAACCAAAATCATCTTCAGATGTGGAAGATACATTATTGGATGATGAAAATGGAGATAATGGGCCTGTGATGTCTGAGATTTGGGAACTAGCTGGAGATTTGGTGGCTATGGTTTTTTCATTTGAGACCGTGTTCATATGTTGAACTCTCTTCTTAAGTGAAGTATGCCAATGGTTCTTTACTTCGTTATCGGTTCTTCCAGGTAATTCAGCCGCAATGACCGACCATCTATTTCCCAGTTGGTTATGCATTCTGATAATCAATTCCTCTTCTTGTTGAATGAAGTTTCCTCTTTTGATATTAGGCCTTAGATAATTCAACCACCTCAACCTACAACTCTTCCCACACCTTGAAAGACCTGAAATGAAAAACAACTTGATGAATAAACTACACAAATTTTCACATTCATCGTAACTATTATTTCATGTTCTATATATAAATTACCTGCAAACTTAGGAAGTTGCCGCCAATTCCAGCAACCATATCTAGTTACATAAGCAATTAGTTTCCTATCTTCCTCAGCTGTCCAAGTCCCTTTCCTCATTCCACTTTTGTCACAAAAAGGTGTTCTCGCCATCTTAATTAATTCTGTAAGAACTAACTCAGTGAATGAGTGAGCGAACGTGTTTCTTCAAGGTGAGAGGAGAGAGATATTGGTCTTGTTGTTAGTCGGTTTATGTGTCAGAACACTCCTTAATTGAATTTATATAGTACAAGGCTTTCACATCCAAAACGTGTTTCATATACCAATATACCAACATGTTTTATAATATGATCAATCATAAGGGTCTTTCTCAGCAGATACTAGTAAATAACTATTTATGAGTAGTACTAAAATTAGTCAAAGTTCGTGGTCCTTGTTCCTTTTCACATAGAAAATGAGTAGAAAATAATAGTGTCATTATCCGTCATACATATTCCTTATCTTCCAAGAAGCTATCAGGAAACATTTCCCACGCTTCCTTTTGGCTTTGTAAATTAACACGTGAGGAAAATCTAGTAATGGAAACTCTTCATAAATTACATTCAAGCCATTATGACCATGTTGATGACTTTCTCTTGgtcataaaaaaatatatattttacaAACTTGTAACCAAATCCTATTCGTCCCgaattgttttaaaaaaaataaattatttttaatcTAGTCCAATAATATTGATCTCAACTTACCATTTTAAGGAAATATAATCTTTTTAGAATCTTTCCAAACGCACGAGAACCATCCTATAAATAGATATAGGAGATTTAAATTACAGATGCACCCAACGATTTTTTGGGATTAACTCCTATCAAATAGCATATAGCTACTTCTTCTTAACTATATATAGAACGCGTGTAAATTCAAGTATTCAatttcaaaatcaatttcaatTCGCTCTTATGCCCCACATACTGACATGAACATCAGAGTGCCAACCTTGCAGGTCAGTCCCCTCTCTGCTGCACTGGAAGCTCATATTCACCATTGTCTCTTCCCTTTCTGGTTCTAATACGAAATAATGGCACCTTCAGTGAGAATCAACTTCTGATTATTGTGTTCTCCACGATCTCACGTTCATTATTTGATTCATTAGATCGAAACCTTCTTAGATCATTGGATCAAGAGCTCTCAAAATTGAACACAAAGATTTATCGCATTTGATCCAATCAAGTAGCATTTCAACTTCGATTTCCAGAATTTTCAATCACTAAGCTTTACGCTTGTAAGTAATGATTGGATAAAAAGCTACTCGATCTGACGCTTTGCGAGAAGCCGTTGTTGCTGCCGCAACTCACTTAACGATCAATCAAAAAGAAAGTTTACTAAGGTAGAAATCTAGGTCGAAGTGGATCAAAGAGGGAGACTTGAACACTAGATTTTCTCACAATGTCATGAAGGAAAGAAATAAGAAGAATTTCATAGGATCTATAAACACGATTAGGGGTTTGGTATAGACAATGGTAGATGTAAAAGAATAAGTGAGGAGATTTTTTAAAGATATGGGTTCCAAGAATCATACTTTCAAATACCTTTGCTCGAAGAAATCAAATTGAGTTTCCTGTCTATAGAGGAGAGGGATAAGTTGAAAGAGACATTCTCAAAATTGGAGATTAGGGATGCTAGGTAGGGGTATGATGGAAATAAAAGCCTTGGGTCAGATGGACTCAATTTCCAATTCATTAAATTTTTTTGAAACACTTTGAAGGGAGACTTGGTAGAGTTTGTTCATGAGTTTGATTGCAATGCTAGGCTATCTAAGGCTATTACATAATAATTCCTAGCATTGACTCCTAATAACAAGAACCCCTAAGGTCTGAATGAATATAGGCTAAGCTTGTAAGGTCATAACTGCATGGTTAAAGCTTGTGTTTGGACATGTTATATCTAAAAATCAACATGCCTTTGTTCCTAGAAGACAACTATTTGATAGGGTTTTAGTGGTGAATGAGTTAATAGACATAGCTTCTAGAGATAGGAGGAATTGTATGATTCTAAAGATTGACTTTGAGAAACCATATGACAATGTTAGTTGGAACTCTTCAAGATACATGTTAAAGAGGATGGGCTTTGGCTCCAAGTGGATTAATTGGATGTAAGCTTATGTCTTCACAAGCGCTATGTCAACTATTATTAATACGACCTCATACGTCTTAAACATACGACAATAGCCGACCTCTTTGAATTGATATCTCAATTTCTTTCTTCAGCTGATGATAACTTTCCGTGTGGCGTCCTCGAATTCTATGGTACGTACACCATGCACATCCGTCTTTTCCCATCACAATATGCACCCCTTTTAGGACTACCGACACGGGGAGCAACTTGAGGTGATAGACCTCCTTTAAGATATCTTTGCGCCTAGCTTTTAGTGGCATGTACTCCTGCTCTTTTTCGAACGGTCGTCGGGATGGTCTTGCTATTGGCCGATCTCTAGGTCCCGACTTAAAGTATTCTTTCCTATGTCCAACTCCTTCCTCATTTTCCCACACTTTCTCCTTTACATCTCGAGATCTTTTTTCGATGTTACTTTCTTCTCCTTTGATATAACTTTCTGCCCGGGTGATAACCTCATCCATGTTAGACGCTGATTTTTGTGCTAAAGATTCATTAAACTGTTCGACCTTGAGGTCATGCAGAAATGCTCTAACAAACATTTCTTGATTTGGATGAGATACCTTAATTGATCCTTCATTGAATCTTGTCATATACTATCGGAGAGACTCTGAGTGCCCTTGTCGGATGTTAAACAAACCGGTAGCCAATACTTTCTTATGCTTACTTGCCGAAAAATGTTGCACCATCTTCTTAGTTAAGTATTGATAGATGATGATCGAGAACCTGGTCTAGCGGTAatttttttgagattaagctattgattaacttaactcacaaagcaagagtcgccaccgcgcttttattatttccaaaggaaagggaaaaagaatgaacaaaacccaaagaaattttaaaacaaaactaataaaagcAGAGATAAGGGTttgggggttggttatgcaaatggaaggtattataaccctaaacatctatagtactctataggaacctctttgaaaatttgtgcattttggcttaaaaatggtgttgtttgcaaaagattggggagatgagaagagaaatgttttttttaataatttttgtGTTCGCCAAGACTTCCTGAgcctcgtgcctacgtaccaataaagtgcaatggaggatcaaaacctcgtagttcatggtaaaagtaacaaagatatttgttttgattcgtttttaaagaaaatatattttttcattttaaggagaacactcaactaaccacccataagtatgagaactttgcatcaccacAAAGAAGtgctccaacttggataaagatcaacaagtatgccactagctctcttaggtggaaaagaattatcatcaatattatggggataggagaattacaTCTCGACTATGGAAACGCCTCAAGTATAAACTTTgagaaaaaaaatttaaaagaaaaagtgcacaaaggcacaaaatagtttgaatgagttatgtattttgaaattggtttgaataagcttaagatgtattagcatttattaagaaaagattttgaaaatctcttgacaaaagtcaaggtttattgagaaagtgggTCAAGTTTGAgaacaagaaggttttgaaaaaaaaaagaaagaagattttgaaaattaaaaaagGCGAGGAGACGAAGAGAATATCCTAGAACATAAAGTAAAAG from Lathyrus oleraceus cultivar Zhongwan6 chromosome 7, CAAS_Psat_ZW6_1.0, whole genome shotgun sequence encodes the following:
- the LOC127106747 gene encoding transcription factor MYB13 is translated as MARTPFCDKSGMRKGTWTAEEDRKLIAYVTRYGCWNWRQLPKFAGLSRCGKSCRLRWLNYLRPNIKRGNFIQQEEELIIRMHNQLGNRWSVIAAELPGRTDNEVKNHWHTSLKKRVQHMNTVSNEKTIATKSPASSQISDITGPLSPFSSSNNVSSTSEDDFGFLDAFIESMDESFWLDDLSNTPSGIVQNNIHDTTSNDGILVSHNHSSNESFALDNNFSGFLDAYTESTVDSFWTHPYEGDMSHVPSQLLAPLPMESEYFSIVYDEDIWN